In one window of Schistocerca gregaria isolate iqSchGreg1 unplaced genomic scaffold, iqSchGreg1.2 ptg000691l, whole genome shotgun sequence DNA:
- the LOC126319886 gene encoding uncharacterized protein LOC126319886 isoform X2 — protein MKPSKKFLNELLYLDIDESKRPPITKNEIEILLSCDPCEEVYKVLGDLARKDVNRYFMVEAGAIESVAEGLKHGNEELDLNALRVIANLCYDNGSFAFLAIDEGRSRVKKMPGTLELIANMLWSKRIDKLRIAIGCIANLSSDTEDICGFFLQYPNALDRLIELGNYELSEVSTMALQALGNLGCTESQCDQIFKAGGFHMAIELLKNPDLNTIREALYVTSSLIASKEVADYFFEQDGIQILYQCITRYENAGFDKDPQDVKDAIKKTFDFLIDIAENRHYHTHFADESLINQLFDWVDHSSCSEIVDMSAGVIRRISVESDIRDKIYPRIPILMDWLRNSDKYEVKLTAAVTLGSFSHDDKSSSEMIERGIPELLLEVLDSQMNVLKAKSQSLTDAAIASENENKVLRLKHVCVCNLRNLSFCASHKKILLDQGLMKFFPDLFREKNEVLAHASILLLKNLLFAGQVSIDELAKHDPQFESLLNLTHAGEGQKCDHVFYEASRAVNVLIQNADSSFKIRIIRDPVIGRKILAAINNLVQSKYDILQNEGIESYLSILQFDSLRESVLSELHRLLPNLTQKLTEILENRITNDSSKKDSDENTENDQKKIKMYESCSRLLEILSNGETSKG, from the exons ATGAAACCTAGTAAAAAATTTTTGAATGAACTACTATACCTAGATA TTGATGAGAGTAAGCGACCTCCCATTACcaaaaatgaaattgaaattttGCTTTCATGTGATCCGTGCGAGGAAGTATATAAGGTATTAGGTGACCTGGCTCGTAAAG ATGTCAACAGATATTTTATGGTCGAGGCAGGAGCAATTGAATCAGTAGCTGAGGGATTGAAGCACGGAAACGAAGAATTAGATTTGAATGCGTTGAGAGTTATTGCCAATCTTTGCTATGACAATGGTTCGTTTGCTTTTTTAGCAATTG ATGAGGGGCGAAGCAGAGTGAAAAAGATGCCTGGGACGCTGGAGTTAATCGCCAATATGCTTTGGTCGAAACGTATAGATAAGCTGCGCATTGCGATTGGCTGTATTGCGAATCTGTCTTCGGATACAGAGGACATTTGCGGATTTTTTTTACAATATCCGAACGCGCTCGATCGGCTCATTGAGCTCGGCAATTACGAACTGAGTGAAGTATCGACCATGGCGCTGCAAGCACTTGGAAACCTTGGATGCACAGAGTCTCAATGCGACCAGATTTTTAAAGCAGGAGGGTTCCACATGGCTAtcgagttattaaaaaatccagacttGAACACAATACGTGAGGCCTTGTACGTGACAAGCTCGTTGATCGCTTCAAAGGAGGTCGCGGACTACTTTTTCGAACAAGACGGTATTCAGATACTTTATCAGTGTATCACTCGGTATGAGAACGCTGGCTTTGATAAAGACCCACAAGATGTCAAAGACGCCATCAAGAAGACTTTTGACTTTCTAATAGATATAGCCGAAAACCGACATTATCATACTCACTTCGCCGACGAATCGCTGATCAACCAGCTGTTCGACTGGGTCGACCACTCCTCTTGTTCAGAAATTGTCGATATGTCGGCTGGCGTCATTCGTCGTATCTCCGTCGAAAGCGACATCAGAGACAAGATATACCCGAGAATACCAATTTTGATGGACTGGTTGAGAAATTCAGACAAGTATGAAGTTAAATTGACAGCAGCTGTCACTTTGGGGAGTTTCTCCCACGACGACAAGAGTAGTTCTGAAATGATTGAAAGGGGCATACCTGAACTTCTGCTTGAGGTCCTTGATTCTCAGATGAACGTTCTCAAAGCCAAGAGCCAATCACTCACAGACGCTGCCATAGCATCTGAGAATGAAAACAAGGTACTTCGATtgaagcatgtatgtgtgtgtaatcTCAGAAACTTGAGTTTTTGTGCTAGCCATAAAAAGATTTTATTAGATCAGGGTTTAATGAAATTTTTTCCGGACTTGTTTCGAGAAAAAAATGAAGTTCTCGCCCATGCGTCTATTTTGCTGCTGAAAAATCTCCTCTTTGCTGGTCAAGTATCTATCGATGAGCTAGCAAAGCACGATCCTCAATTTGAATCTCTGCTAAATCTAACTCATGCCGGTGAAGGACAAAAATGTGACCATGTCTTTTACGAAGCATCTAGAGCCGTTAACGTCTTAATACAGAATGCCGATTCCAGCTTCAAGATTCGTATAATCAGAGATCCAGTTATCGGCAGAAAAATTTTAGCGGCCATTAACAATCTCGTACAAAGTAAATACGACATATTGCAAAACGAAGGAATAGAATCCTACCTGAGCATATTGCAATTTGACTCTCTAAGAGAGAGCGTTTTGAGCGAACTGCATCGGCTGCTGCCGAATTTGACCCAAAAACTAACCGAAATACTCGAAAACCGAATTACCAATGACTCGAGCAAAAAGGACTCAGATGAAAATACGgaaaatgaccaaaaaaaaatcaaaatgtatgAGTCATGCTCAAGACTTCTAGAAATCCTCTCAAATGGGGAAACATCAAAAGGATAA
- the LOC126319887 gene encoding uncharacterized protein LOC126319887 — MSYQEESRNTELSEDQKNYLEQELDAMSTNWTERVESFDAMGLKSELLRGIYSYGYERPSIIQQKSIIPLISGKDVIGQAQSGTGKTATFALGVLQQLDYSNPNVQALILAPTRELAQQIQKVIIHLGDYLGVKCHACVGGTKVANDEQILSSSLHIVVGTPGRVYDMICRGALRPNTVRMFVLDEADEMLSRGFKDQIYEIFRTLSHVQIGLFSATMTPEALEITKRFMTNPVRILVQQDELTLEGIRQFYINVEVDDWKIDTLCDLYETLNITQAVIFCNTRRRVDWLTSELRNRNFTVSSTHASVDQAEREVILTEFRSGSSRILITTDLLARGIDVHQVSVVINYDLPRNFEKYIHRIGRSGRFGRKGVAVNFVTKNDFDLLKELEQYYNTKIFEMPKNVAELI; from the exons ATGTCCTATCAAGAAGAAAGCCGTAATACTGAATTATCAGAAGACCAGAAGAATTATCTCGAACAGGAGCTCGATGCTATGTCTACCAACTGGACTGAGCGCGTCGAATCCTTTGATGCAATGGGTTTAAAAAGTGAGCTTTTACGTGGTATTTATTCCTATGGTTATGAGCGACCCAGCATCATACAGCAGAAAAGTATTATACCCCTTATAAG CGGAAAGGATGTGATTGGTCAGGCTCAGTCAGGCACCGGAAAAACGGCCACCTTTGCACTGGGCGTCCTGCAACAGCTTGATTATTCTAATCCAAATGTACAGGCTCTAATATTGGCTCCAACCCGTGAGTTAGCTCAGCAGATTCAGAAAGTCATCATTCACCTTGGCGACTATCTGGGCGTGAAATGCCACGCGTGTGTCGGTGGAACGAAGGTTGCCAACGACGAACAAATTCTATCATCATCGCTTCACATAGTCGTGGGTACTCCTGGTCGTGTGTACGATATGATTTGCCGTGGCGCTTTGAGGCCCAACACCGTCCGTATGTTTGTGTTGGACGAGGCCGACGAAATGCTATCGCGTGGATTCAAAGATCAAATTTATGAGATATTCAGAACATTGAGCCATGTACAAATTGGTCTATTTTCGGCTACGATGACCCCTGAAGCACTTGAGATTACAAAGCGATTCATGACCAACCCGGTCCGAATTCTTGTGCAGCAAGACGAATTGACGCTAGAAGGAATCAGACAGTTTTACATTAACGTGGAAGTAGATGATTGGAAGATCGACACTTTATGTGATTTGTACGAAACACTCAACATTACTCAGGCAGTGATTTTTTGTAATACTCGCCGTCGAGTTGATTGGCTTACCAGCGAGCTTCGAAATCGAAACTTCACTGTATCGTCCACTCACGCATCAGTAGACCAAGCCGAGCGTGAGGTTATTTTAACCGAATTTCGCTCTGGATCCTCGCGCATTCTCATCACTACTGATCTTCTAGCAAGAGGTATTGATGTACACCAAGTTTCAGTTGTCATCAACTATGACTTACCTCGAAACTTCGAAAAGTATATCCATCGTATTGGGCGATCTGGCCGTTTTGGACGTAAAGGAGTTGCTGTTAATTTTGTGACAAAAAATGATTTTGATTTACTCAAAGAACTCGAACAATACTACAACACCAAAATTTTTGAAATGCCCAAAAATGTGGCTGAGTTGATTTAA
- the LOC126319886 gene encoding uncharacterized protein LOC126319886 isoform X4, which yields MQDVNRYFMVEAGAIESVAEGLKHGNEELDLNALRVIANLCYDNGSFAFLAIDEGRSRVKKMPGTLELIANMLWSKRIDKLRIAIGCIANLSSDTEDICGFFLQYPNALDRLIELGNYELSEVSTMALQALGNLGCTESQCDQIFKAGGFHMAIELLKNPDLNTIREALYVTSSLIASKEVADYFFEQDGIQILYQCITRYENAGFDKDPQDVKDAIKKTFDFLIDIAENRHYHTHFADESLINQLFDWVDHSSCSEIVDMSAGVIRRISVESDIRDKIYPRIPILMDWLRNSDKYEVKLTAAVTLGSFSHDDKSSSEMIERGIPELLLEVLDSQMNVLKAKSQSLTDAAIASENENKVLRLKHVCVCNLRNLSFCASHKKILLDQGLMKFFPDLFREKNEVLAHASILLLKNLLFAGQVSIDELAKHDPQFESLLNLTHAGEGQKCDHVFYEASRAVNVLIQNADSSFKIRIIRDPVIGRKILAAINNLVQSKYDILQNEGIESYLSILQFDSLRESVLSELHRLLPNLTQKLTEILENRITNDSSKKDSDENTENDQKKIKMYESCSRLLEILSNGETSKG from the exons ATGCAAGATGTCAACAGATATTTTATGGTCGAGGCAGGAGCAATTGAATCAGTAGCTGAGGGATTGAAGCACGGAAACGAAGAATTAGATTTGAATGCGTTGAGAGTTATTGCCAATCTTTGCTATGACAATGGTTCGTTTGCTTTTTTAGCAATTG ATGAGGGGCGAAGCAGAGTGAAAAAGATGCCTGGGACGCTGGAGTTAATCGCCAATATGCTTTGGTCGAAACGTATAGATAAGCTGCGCATTGCGATTGGCTGTATTGCGAATCTGTCTTCGGATACAGAGGACATTTGCGGATTTTTTTTACAATATCCGAACGCGCTCGATCGGCTCATTGAGCTCGGCAATTACGAACTGAGTGAAGTATCGACCATGGCGCTGCAAGCACTTGGAAACCTTGGATGCACAGAGTCTCAATGCGACCAGATTTTTAAAGCAGGAGGGTTCCACATGGCTAtcgagttattaaaaaatccagacttGAACACAATACGTGAGGCCTTGTACGTGACAAGCTCGTTGATCGCTTCAAAGGAGGTCGCGGACTACTTTTTCGAACAAGACGGTATTCAGATACTTTATCAGTGTATCACTCGGTATGAGAACGCTGGCTTTGATAAAGACCCACAAGATGTCAAAGACGCCATCAAGAAGACTTTTGACTTTCTAATAGATATAGCCGAAAACCGACATTATCATACTCACTTCGCCGACGAATCGCTGATCAACCAGCTGTTCGACTGGGTCGACCACTCCTCTTGTTCAGAAATTGTCGATATGTCGGCTGGCGTCATTCGTCGTATCTCCGTCGAAAGCGACATCAGAGACAAGATATACCCGAGAATACCAATTTTGATGGACTGGTTGAGAAATTCAGACAAGTATGAAGTTAAATTGACAGCAGCTGTCACTTTGGGGAGTTTCTCCCACGACGACAAGAGTAGTTCTGAAATGATTGAAAGGGGCATACCTGAACTTCTGCTTGAGGTCCTTGATTCTCAGATGAACGTTCTCAAAGCCAAGAGCCAATCACTCACAGACGCTGCCATAGCATCTGAGAATGAAAACAAGGTACTTCGATtgaagcatgtatgtgtgtgtaatcTCAGAAACTTGAGTTTTTGTGCTAGCCATAAAAAGATTTTATTAGATCAGGGTTTAATGAAATTTTTTCCGGACTTGTTTCGAGAAAAAAATGAAGTTCTCGCCCATGCGTCTATTTTGCTGCTGAAAAATCTCCTCTTTGCTGGTCAAGTATCTATCGATGAGCTAGCAAAGCACGATCCTCAATTTGAATCTCTGCTAAATCTAACTCATGCCGGTGAAGGACAAAAATGTGACCATGTCTTTTACGAAGCATCTAGAGCCGTTAACGTCTTAATACAGAATGCCGATTCCAGCTTCAAGATTCGTATAATCAGAGATCCAGTTATCGGCAGAAAAATTTTAGCGGCCATTAACAATCTCGTACAAAGTAAATACGACATATTGCAAAACGAAGGAATAGAATCCTACCTGAGCATATTGCAATTTGACTCTCTAAGAGAGAGCGTTTTGAGCGAACTGCATCGGCTGCTGCCGAATTTGACCCAAAAACTAACCGAAATACTCGAAAACCGAATTACCAATGACTCGAGCAAAAAGGACTCAGATGAAAATACGgaaaatgaccaaaaaaaaatcaaaatgtatgAGTCATGCTCAAGACTTCTAGAAATCCTCTCAAATGGGGAAACATCAAAAGGATAA
- the LOC126319886 gene encoding rap1 GTPase-GDP dissociation stimulator 1-A-like isoform X3, which yields MKPSKKFLNELLYLDIDESKRPPITKNEIEILLSCDPCEEVYKVLGDLARKDVNRYFMVEAGAIESVAEGLKHGNEELDLNALRVIANLCYDNDEGRSRVKKMPGTLELIANMLWSKRIDKLRIAIGCIANLSSDTEDICGFFLQYPNALDRLIELGNYELSEVSTMALQALGNLGCTESQCDQIFKAGGFHMAIELLKNPDLNTIREALYVTSSLIASKEVADYFFEQDGIQILYQCITRYENAGFDKDPQDVKDAIKKTFDFLIDIAENRHYHTHFADESLINQLFDWVDHSSCSEIVDMSAGVIRRISVESDIRDKIYPRIPILMDWLRNSDKYEVKLTAAVTLGSFSHDDKSSSEMIERGIPELLLEVLDSQMNVLKAKSQSLTDAAIASENENKVLRLKHVCVCNLRNLSFCASHKKILLDQGLMKFFPDLFREKNEVLAHASILLLKNLLFAGQVSIDELAKHDPQFESLLNLTHAGEGQKCDHVFYEASRAVNVLIQNADSSFKIRIIRDPVIGRKILAAINNLVQSKYDILQNEGIESYLSILQFDSLRESVLSELHRLLPNLTQKLTEILENRITNDSSKKDSDENTENDQKKIKMYESCSRLLEILSNGETSKG from the exons ATGAAACCTAGTAAAAAATTTTTGAATGAACTACTATACCTAGATA TTGATGAGAGTAAGCGACCTCCCATTACcaaaaatgaaattgaaattttGCTTTCATGTGATCCGTGCGAGGAAGTATATAAGGTATTAGGTGACCTGGCTCGTAAAG ATGTCAACAGATATTTTATGGTCGAGGCAGGAGCAATTGAATCAGTAGCTGAGGGATTGAAGCACGGAAACGAAGAATTAGATTTGAATGCGTTGAGAGTTATTGCCAATCTTTGCTATGACAATG ATGAGGGGCGAAGCAGAGTGAAAAAGATGCCTGGGACGCTGGAGTTAATCGCCAATATGCTTTGGTCGAAACGTATAGATAAGCTGCGCATTGCGATTGGCTGTATTGCGAATCTGTCTTCGGATACAGAGGACATTTGCGGATTTTTTTTACAATATCCGAACGCGCTCGATCGGCTCATTGAGCTCGGCAATTACGAACTGAGTGAAGTATCGACCATGGCGCTGCAAGCACTTGGAAACCTTGGATGCACAGAGTCTCAATGCGACCAGATTTTTAAAGCAGGAGGGTTCCACATGGCTAtcgagttattaaaaaatccagacttGAACACAATACGTGAGGCCTTGTACGTGACAAGCTCGTTGATCGCTTCAAAGGAGGTCGCGGACTACTTTTTCGAACAAGACGGTATTCAGATACTTTATCAGTGTATCACTCGGTATGAGAACGCTGGCTTTGATAAAGACCCACAAGATGTCAAAGACGCCATCAAGAAGACTTTTGACTTTCTAATAGATATAGCCGAAAACCGACATTATCATACTCACTTCGCCGACGAATCGCTGATCAACCAGCTGTTCGACTGGGTCGACCACTCCTCTTGTTCAGAAATTGTCGATATGTCGGCTGGCGTCATTCGTCGTATCTCCGTCGAAAGCGACATCAGAGACAAGATATACCCGAGAATACCAATTTTGATGGACTGGTTGAGAAATTCAGACAAGTATGAAGTTAAATTGACAGCAGCTGTCACTTTGGGGAGTTTCTCCCACGACGACAAGAGTAGTTCTGAAATGATTGAAAGGGGCATACCTGAACTTCTGCTTGAGGTCCTTGATTCTCAGATGAACGTTCTCAAAGCCAAGAGCCAATCACTCACAGACGCTGCCATAGCATCTGAGAATGAAAACAAGGTACTTCGATtgaagcatgtatgtgtgtgtaatcTCAGAAACTTGAGTTTTTGTGCTAGCCATAAAAAGATTTTATTAGATCAGGGTTTAATGAAATTTTTTCCGGACTTGTTTCGAGAAAAAAATGAAGTTCTCGCCCATGCGTCTATTTTGCTGCTGAAAAATCTCCTCTTTGCTGGTCAAGTATCTATCGATGAGCTAGCAAAGCACGATCCTCAATTTGAATCTCTGCTAAATCTAACTCATGCCGGTGAAGGACAAAAATGTGACCATGTCTTTTACGAAGCATCTAGAGCCGTTAACGTCTTAATACAGAATGCCGATTCCAGCTTCAAGATTCGTATAATCAGAGATCCAGTTATCGGCAGAAAAATTTTAGCGGCCATTAACAATCTCGTACAAAGTAAATACGACATATTGCAAAACGAAGGAATAGAATCCTACCTGAGCATATTGCAATTTGACTCTCTAAGAGAGAGCGTTTTGAGCGAACTGCATCGGCTGCTGCCGAATTTGACCCAAAAACTAACCGAAATACTCGAAAACCGAATTACCAATGACTCGAGCAAAAAGGACTCAGATGAAAATACGgaaaatgaccaaaaaaaaatcaaaatgtatgAGTCATGCTCAAGACTTCTAGAAATCCTCTCAAATGGGGAAACATCAAAAGGATAA
- the LOC126319886 gene encoding rap1 GTPase-GDP dissociation stimulator 1-A-like isoform X1 yields the protein MKPSKKFLNELLYLDIDESKRPPITKNEIEILLSCDPCEEVYKVLGDLARKGAFNTNLTELTKVCTDLTLFLISRMQDVNRYFMVEAGAIESVAEGLKHGNEELDLNALRVIANLCYDNDEGRSRVKKMPGTLELIANMLWSKRIDKLRIAIGCIANLSSDTEDICGFFLQYPNALDRLIELGNYELSEVSTMALQALGNLGCTESQCDQIFKAGGFHMAIELLKNPDLNTIREALYVTSSLIASKEVADYFFEQDGIQILYQCITRYENAGFDKDPQDVKDAIKKTFDFLIDIAENRHYHTHFADESLINQLFDWVDHSSCSEIVDMSAGVIRRISVESDIRDKIYPRIPILMDWLRNSDKYEVKLTAAVTLGSFSHDDKSSSEMIERGIPELLLEVLDSQMNVLKAKSQSLTDAAIASENENKVLRLKHVCVCNLRNLSFCASHKKILLDQGLMKFFPDLFREKNEVLAHASILLLKNLLFAGQVSIDELAKHDPQFESLLNLTHAGEGQKCDHVFYEASRAVNVLIQNADSSFKIRIIRDPVIGRKILAAINNLVQSKYDILQNEGIESYLSILQFDSLRESVLSELHRLLPNLTQKLTEILENRITNDSSKKDSDENTENDQKKIKMYESCSRLLEILSNGETSKG from the exons ATGAAACCTAGTAAAAAATTTTTGAATGAACTACTATACCTAGATA TTGATGAGAGTAAGCGACCTCCCATTACcaaaaatgaaattgaaattttGCTTTCATGTGATCCGTGCGAGGAAGTATATAAGGTATTAGGTGACCTGGCTCGTAAAGGTGCGTTCAACACTAATTTAACCGAATTGACAAAAGTTTGTACCGATTTGACTCTGTTTCTAATTTCAAGAATGCAAGATGTCAACAGATATTTTATGGTCGAGGCAGGAGCAATTGAATCAGTAGCTGAGGGATTGAAGCACGGAAACGAAGAATTAGATTTGAATGCGTTGAGAGTTATTGCCAATCTTTGCTATGACAATG ATGAGGGGCGAAGCAGAGTGAAAAAGATGCCTGGGACGCTGGAGTTAATCGCCAATATGCTTTGGTCGAAACGTATAGATAAGCTGCGCATTGCGATTGGCTGTATTGCGAATCTGTCTTCGGATACAGAGGACATTTGCGGATTTTTTTTACAATATCCGAACGCGCTCGATCGGCTCATTGAGCTCGGCAATTACGAACTGAGTGAAGTATCGACCATGGCGCTGCAAGCACTTGGAAACCTTGGATGCACAGAGTCTCAATGCGACCAGATTTTTAAAGCAGGAGGGTTCCACATGGCTAtcgagttattaaaaaatccagacttGAACACAATACGTGAGGCCTTGTACGTGACAAGCTCGTTGATCGCTTCAAAGGAGGTCGCGGACTACTTTTTCGAACAAGACGGTATTCAGATACTTTATCAGTGTATCACTCGGTATGAGAACGCTGGCTTTGATAAAGACCCACAAGATGTCAAAGACGCCATCAAGAAGACTTTTGACTTTCTAATAGATATAGCCGAAAACCGACATTATCATACTCACTTCGCCGACGAATCGCTGATCAACCAGCTGTTCGACTGGGTCGACCACTCCTCTTGTTCAGAAATTGTCGATATGTCGGCTGGCGTCATTCGTCGTATCTCCGTCGAAAGCGACATCAGAGACAAGATATACCCGAGAATACCAATTTTGATGGACTGGTTGAGAAATTCAGACAAGTATGAAGTTAAATTGACAGCAGCTGTCACTTTGGGGAGTTTCTCCCACGACGACAAGAGTAGTTCTGAAATGATTGAAAGGGGCATACCTGAACTTCTGCTTGAGGTCCTTGATTCTCAGATGAACGTTCTCAAAGCCAAGAGCCAATCACTCACAGACGCTGCCATAGCATCTGAGAATGAAAACAAGGTACTTCGATtgaagcatgtatgtgtgtgtaatcTCAGAAACTTGAGTTTTTGTGCTAGCCATAAAAAGATTTTATTAGATCAGGGTTTAATGAAATTTTTTCCGGACTTGTTTCGAGAAAAAAATGAAGTTCTCGCCCATGCGTCTATTTTGCTGCTGAAAAATCTCCTCTTTGCTGGTCAAGTATCTATCGATGAGCTAGCAAAGCACGATCCTCAATTTGAATCTCTGCTAAATCTAACTCATGCCGGTGAAGGACAAAAATGTGACCATGTCTTTTACGAAGCATCTAGAGCCGTTAACGTCTTAATACAGAATGCCGATTCCAGCTTCAAGATTCGTATAATCAGAGATCCAGTTATCGGCAGAAAAATTTTAGCGGCCATTAACAATCTCGTACAAAGTAAATACGACATATTGCAAAACGAAGGAATAGAATCCTACCTGAGCATATTGCAATTTGACTCTCTAAGAGAGAGCGTTTTGAGCGAACTGCATCGGCTGCTGCCGAATTTGACCCAAAAACTAACCGAAATACTCGAAAACCGAATTACCAATGACTCGAGCAAAAAGGACTCAGATGAAAATACGgaaaatgaccaaaaaaaaatcaaaatgtatgAGTCATGCTCAAGACTTCTAGAAATCCTCTCAAATGGGGAAACATCAAAAGGATAA